In one Actinomyces trachealis genomic region, the following are encoded:
- a CDS encoding NYN domain-containing protein, with product MSKPSYLLVDGENIDATLGMSVLGRRPEPDERPRWDRVLDFCDGAWADDAEDTSALFFLNATSGHMPMGFVQALMAMDYRPVPLQGTGSPEEKVVDIGIQRTLEAIAERGTTANVLLGSHDGDYVPQVERLLDSGCSVGVLCFREFLSSQLAALEERGLRIHDLESDVDAFTIALPRVRIIPLAEFDPTKFI from the coding sequence ATGAGCAAGCCCAGCTACCTACTCGTCGATGGCGAGAACATTGACGCCACCCTCGGCATGAGCGTACTTGGTCGGCGTCCTGAGCCTGACGAGCGCCCCCGCTGGGACCGGGTTCTGGATTTCTGTGACGGCGCCTGGGCGGATGACGCCGAGGACACCAGCGCCCTGTTCTTCCTCAACGCCACCTCTGGCCATATGCCCATGGGCTTTGTCCAGGCCCTCATGGCCATGGACTACCGGCCCGTGCCACTGCAGGGCACCGGCAGCCCGGAGGAGAAGGTTGTAGACATTGGTATCCAGCGCACGCTGGAGGCCATCGCTGAGCGCGGCACCACTGCCAACGTGCTCCTGGGTTCTCACGACGGCGACTATGTGCCCCAGGTGGAGCGCCTGTTGGACTCGGGTTGCTCCGTAGGCGTCTTGTGCTTCCGCGAGTTCCTCTCCAGCCAGCTGGCGGCCCTGGAGGAGCGCGGCCTACGCATCCACGACCTGGAATCGGACGTGGATGCCTTTACGATTGCGCTGCCGCGTGTTCGTATCATCCCGCTGGCGGAGTTCGACCCGACCAAGTTTATCTGA
- a CDS encoding response regulator transcription factor: MDQTHTEAHLLVVDDEPNIRDLLASSLRFAGFEVTTAADGNAALHGVEKDQPDLVVLDVMLPDMDGFTVARRLRERDVTTPILFLTARDDMSDKIQGLTVGGDDYVTKPFGLEEVVARIRAILRRTHASEPEDDGTLRVADLILDEDAHEVHRAGVEVDLSPTEFKLLRYLMLNAGRVVSKSQILDHVWEYDWNGDAAIVESYISYLRRKVDQIDDANGKAVAPLIQTRRGVGYMLREPKAD, translated from the coding sequence ATGGATCAGACCCACACCGAGGCGCACCTTCTCGTCGTTGACGACGAGCCAAATATCCGCGATCTGCTTGCCTCCTCCCTGCGCTTCGCAGGCTTTGAGGTGACCACCGCCGCTGACGGAAACGCGGCCCTGCACGGTGTCGAAAAGGACCAGCCTGACCTGGTGGTCCTGGACGTCATGCTCCCCGACATGGATGGCTTCACCGTGGCACGCCGCCTGCGCGAGCGGGATGTGACCACCCCAATCCTCTTCCTGACCGCCCGGGACGACATGTCGGACAAGATCCAGGGCCTGACCGTCGGCGGTGACGACTACGTCACCAAGCCCTTCGGCCTAGAGGAGGTGGTGGCTCGCATCCGCGCCATTCTGCGCCGTACCCACGCCTCCGAGCCGGAGGACGACGGCACCCTGCGCGTCGCGGACTTGATCCTGGACGAGGACGCCCACGAGGTACACCGCGCTGGCGTGGAGGTTGACCTGTCCCCCACCGAGTTCAAACTCCTGCGCTACCTGATGCTCAACGCCGGGCGGGTGGTCTCCAAATCCCAGATCCTAGATCACGTCTGGGAGTACGACTGGAACGGCGACGCCGCCATCGTGGAGTCCTACATCTCCTACCTGCGCCGCAAGGTTGACCAGATTGACGACGCCAATGGGAAGGCTGTGGCCCCGCTCATCCAGACCCGCCGAGGGGTGGGTTACATGCTGCGCGAGCCCAAGGCGGACTGA
- a CDS encoding ATP-binding protein, with product MSGKWQSLPLESRLVTITALLITIGLVAVSTASTYLLQTHLLSQVDDQLQSTSQTVGSQALARLEDGAVPYMPSTYYMQVQYLDGTSAEIVSPGTAATYGRPLVGSLNLEDVRAQENGLILRTVDSDIPGHQWRVIVLGVTGGTKQNATPTEYSGVVAIGLPLADIVETVERTRLVVTLTSVCVILLGGLAAMFLVSHSLKPLRQIKSVAGRIADGDLSARVPTTEHPHTEVGSLQVSLNKMLARNEHAFDVQTIAQERMTRFVSDASHELRTPLATIRGYGELYRMGGVPAERVEEVMERIESESGRMGRLVEDLLQLARMDQGRPIEMTKVDLREVATGALTDMSVLAPDRECELIGLDGQDAAPLVVDGDRDRLSQVLTNLLGNIVRYTPENSPVEIALGIRPPQADDVDSTADQNEEAAALPPNQLRAVVEVRDHGPGVDAADAKRVFERFYRADTSRNRETGGSGLGLAIVATIVGAHGGTVRMLTTPGGGATVRMTFPLP from the coding sequence ATCAGCGGCAAATGGCAGTCCCTGCCCCTTGAGTCGCGTCTAGTCACCATCACCGCCCTGCTCATCACCATCGGCCTGGTGGCGGTCTCCACCGCCTCCACCTACCTGTTGCAGACGCACCTGCTGAGCCAGGTTGATGACCAACTTCAATCCACCAGCCAGACCGTCGGCTCGCAAGCGCTCGCGCGCCTAGAAGATGGCGCCGTCCCCTATATGCCCTCCACCTACTACATGCAGGTGCAGTACCTGGATGGCACCTCCGCAGAGATCGTGTCCCCCGGCACTGCTGCCACCTACGGCAGACCCCTGGTCGGATCCTTGAACCTTGAGGATGTCAGGGCTCAGGAGAACGGCCTGATCCTGCGCACCGTGGACTCAGATATTCCCGGCCACCAGTGGCGCGTGATCGTCCTGGGCGTCACTGGTGGAACCAAGCAGAACGCCACCCCCACCGAGTACAGCGGCGTGGTAGCAATCGGCCTACCGCTGGCAGACATCGTAGAGACCGTGGAACGCACCCGCCTGGTGGTAACCCTGACCTCCGTCTGCGTGATCCTCCTGGGCGGCCTAGCCGCCATGTTCCTGGTCAGCCACTCACTGAAGCCCCTGCGGCAGATCAAGTCCGTGGCTGGGCGAATCGCCGACGGCGACCTGTCCGCGCGCGTGCCCACCACCGAGCACCCGCATACAGAGGTCGGCTCACTACAGGTGTCGCTGAACAAAATGCTGGCGCGCAACGAGCACGCCTTTGATGTGCAGACCATCGCGCAGGAACGTATGACGCGCTTCGTCTCTGACGCCTCCCACGAACTGCGCACACCCCTGGCCACCATACGTGGCTACGGCGAGCTCTATCGCATGGGTGGGGTGCCCGCCGAGCGGGTGGAGGAGGTCATGGAGCGCATCGAATCTGAGTCCGGGCGTATGGGACGCCTGGTGGAGGACCTGTTGCAGCTGGCCCGCATGGACCAGGGGCGTCCCATTGAGATGACCAAGGTGGACCTGCGCGAAGTCGCTACGGGCGCCCTGACGGACATGAGTGTGCTGGCTCCGGACCGCGAGTGCGAACTGATCGGCCTGGACGGGCAGGATGCCGCGCCACTGGTGGTTGATGGTGACCGTGACCGCCTCTCCCAGGTGCTCACCAACCTGCTAGGCAACATCGTGCGCTACACGCCGGAGAACAGCCCTGTGGAGATCGCCCTGGGCATCCGCCCCCCGCAGGCCGACGACGTCGACTCCACCGCCGACCAGAACGAGGAAGCGGCCGCGCTGCCGCCCAACCAGCTACGCGCCGTCGTGGAAGTGCGCGACCACGGCCCCGGCGTCGATGCGGCTGACGCCAAGCGGGTCTTTGAGCGCTTCTACCGTGCGGATACCTCACGCAACCGCGAGACCGGTGGTTCGGGCCTTGGCTTGGCCATCGTGGCAACGATTGTAGGGGCACACGGGGGCACTGTGCGCATGCTCACGACGCCGGGCGGCGGAGCCACCGTCCGTATGACTTTCCCG